In the genome of Bacillus thuringiensis, the window AATATTTCTTTTAACTGTTCAAAATTACCTATGAAATACGGTTTAATCTTTTCTAATCGTGCACTTTCCTTAATAATCTCCTCATATGCCAATGATCCAATTTCAGGGTTCTCTTTTATATGTGTAGTAAAAACCGTTAAATATTCTCTAAGGGCATTGATAGGATCAAATTGATTCTTCTCAAGAAAATTGGGTAGCTCATTAGCAAGACCATATTTCTTAAACACCTCATAATATAGGTTTTCTTTCCCATTAAAATAGTAAGAGGCCATAGCAACATTCACTTTCGCTTCTTTTGCAATTTCTTGTATGCTCGTACCTTCGTAGCCACGCTCTCCAAATTTTTTCTTAGCAGCCTTTAAGATATTTTCCATCGTCTGCTCTCGAGATTTCCCCATTTCACACACCTCAAATAGTATATATTTCACTTCAAAAACCCAATAAGGACTTTGAATAGAGTATCTTTTTAATGAAATTTAATTATATATTTAAAGTGATAACTTAACAACCGATGAGGTTCTGATTACTTTAAACAATATCCCCTTGCGTAGCATCAATAGCTTTCAACTACTTTACGCTCTTTTCTAATTGAGTAAAAGAATAGACAAAAAACATCTAATTTCATCTTAATTTCGTGCGCGAATAAAAACATAATAAGGACCAAAGTTTATTTATTTTATAGATAAACTTTGGTCCTTTCGTTACATTATACAGATTTAAAATAAAGTGAAACTTTAATCAGTGGGGGTTTTGTTCATCCACCACTGATTATTAGGTGAACCAATCGGGCTGCCCGTTAATGCGGGATAAACTAGTATACTCGTATCTTGATGAGATAATTATCCATCAATCGTCCATCATTTTCTGACTAAATCTGTTTAATCTCGATATAAGGTCCTTTAATGTTTAATTTGTTAATATCATTAGATATATTGCCTACAGTTGATTTTTCATTAAAAGTATAGACCTTTTCACCATTTACAAAGATACCCCAATTTTTATCTTCGTAACTGATACCATAACCAGCATTGCTAGACGTAGCTTTGAGTTGATTTCCATTCATTGAAAGAGATAATTTCCCTTTTCCTTTGTTAAGTTTATCATTCACGCTGTTGATACTATCCATTTGTTCTTCAAGGGCTTTTTGGTTATCAAGAGTAACTTGATGATTTTTCCAGTCTAATTTATAGTGGTTCGTAAAGAATTCATTATATGTATCTTTATTATTTGTTCCCCACCATTTTGAACTTACCCATTCGATATTGTACTGATCTGAAATTCTACGATTTGTTATTTTTAAATCTGATGTAGTTTCTGTTTTATCAGCAGTAATAACCGCTACTACGTTTGGAGAAAAACCATATCCTGTTAAAGCTGGTACTGTATCTTTTGAAACAAAATTATTCGTTCCTTCATTATAACTACGTGATTTCATAAATAGTTGATTACCATAGAAAGTATTGAATGAATCACGATTATAAATTCCCCACTCTGGGAAATTAAATGATTGGAATCCTACTTTCCAATTTAATTTTTTATCTGTGTGAGTCTCTAATACCGTTTTATAATCTACTTGATCATAAGATACACTTTCTTTCCAAGCAAAGCTACCTGTGATACTTGCATCGGCATTTGGCCCTTTATCATTTACTCCTACTTTAACACTTCCACCAAGTGTATACCCTACCTCAGAAGTGACCTTTGCTGAAGTCATTGTATTAACTGGGGCAGCTTTATGGAATTGAGCACTATCACCACTTGTTATTTCTGCTTCAGTATGATAGGCTGATGGCCATTTTAAACCTGCGTTATAGTATCCGCTATTAATTGTATATTTAGCATCTATATTACTACCATCAGTGGTAACAATTGCAATCTTTTTATCTGCGTAAGGATCCTCAATAAAAGAAACTTTTATTGAATTTTTGATATTCTGCTTCATGTCATAAGTAGTTTTAAAACTATTATAGACCTTCCCACCATTTTGAAGATTTTCCACAGTTCCTTTAGAATCTGCA includes:
- the hlyIIR gene encoding hemolysin II regulator HlyIIR gives rise to the protein MGKSREQTMENILKAAKKKFGERGYEGTSIQEIAKEAKVNVAMASYYFNGKENLYYEVFKKYGLANELPNFLEKNQFDPINALREYLTVFTTHIKENPEIGSLAYEEIIKESARLEKIKPYFIGNFEQLKEILQEGEKQGVFHFFSINHTIHWITSIVLFPKFKKFIDSLGPNETNDTNHEWMPEDLVNRIVTALTDKPNV
- the hlyII gene encoding hemolysin II HlyII; translation: MKKAKEIAKCVAVVSVIMSGSFGLQATSAFADSKGTVENLQNGGKVYNSFKTTYDMKQNIKNSIKVSFIEDPYADKKIAIVTTDGSNIDAKYTINSGYYNAGLKWPSAYHTEAEITSGDSAQFHKAAPVNTMTSAKVTSEVGYTLGGSVKVGVNDKGPNADASITGSFAWKESVSYDQVDYKTVLETHTDKKLNWKVGFQSFNFPEWGIYNRDSFNTFYGNQLFMKSRSYNEGTNNFVSKDTVPALTGYGFSPNVVAVITADKTETTSDLKITNRRISDQYNIEWVSSKWWGTNNKDTYNEFFTNHYKLDWKNHQVTLDNQKALEEQMDSINSVNDKLNKGKGKLSLSMNGNQLKATSSNAGYGISYEDKNWGIFVNGEKVYTFNEKSTVGNISNDINKLNIKGPYIEIKQI